Proteins from one Armatimonadota bacterium genomic window:
- a CDS encoding phytanoyl-CoA dioxygenase family protein, whose product MVSAADWASFEEVGYLLLGAVASPAQLASLQNRIDAIMLGEMRYDGMYFQLDSDTGRYEDVGSGGGFAGPTLNYRKIEQLEKDPVFLAYMQRPEFREITQRVYGSEVSIYRAMFMNKPAQKGTVLPYHQDGGSQWGLTANPLITVWTALDDASRANGCMQVIPGSHKLGLLSERGHTITAQQEAELAPDDKSVYLEAREGEAILLHNWLLHRSGVNTISQSRRALSVCYMDAATRACGDSARSFPQLFGAGALGSVS is encoded by the coding sequence ATGGTGAGTGCTGCAGATTGGGCAAGTTTTGAGGAGGTGGGATATCTTCTTTTAGGAGCGGTCGCCTCACCTGCCCAGCTAGCCTCCCTCCAGAACCGTATCGATGCCATTATGCTCGGCGAGATGCGTTATGACGGCATGTACTTTCAACTGGACAGCGATACCGGGCGGTACGAGGACGTGGGATCGGGTGGCGGCTTTGCCGGCCCTACGCTGAATTACCGCAAGATTGAGCAGTTGGAGAAGGACCCGGTGTTTCTAGCCTACATGCAGCGTCCGGAATTTCGCGAGATAACGCAGCGCGTTTATGGCAGCGAAGTTAGCATTTACCGGGCGATGTTTATGAACAAGCCGGCTCAAAAAGGCACAGTACTGCCCTATCATCAGGACGGTGGGAGCCAATGGGGGCTCACCGCGAATCCGCTCATCACGGTTTGGACGGCCCTCGACGATGCCTCGCGCGCCAACGGCTGCATGCAGGTGATACCCGGCAGCCACAAACTCGGGCTCCTCTCGGAGCGCGGCCATACCATTACTGCCCAGCAGGAGGCGGAGCTTGCACCGGACGACAAGAGTGTATATCTTGAGGCCCGTGAAGGCGAAGCGATTCTGCTGCACAACTGGCTGCTCCACCGAAGCGGAGTCAACACCATTTCGCAGTCACGCCGGGCATTAAGCGTGTGCTACATGGATGCGGCCACACGCGCCTGTGGCGACAGCGCGCGCAGCTTTCCCCAGTTATTCGGCGCCGGAGCGCTTGGTTCGGTCAGCTAG
- a CDS encoding FAD-binding oxidoreductase, whose protein sequence is MPARFATSLPDWVSRCGPVYLPASLDVVAAAVRLTEESAGAIIPVGGATEIARGSAPDSSRPLILLGSARLSGIVDYQPDDMTVTCESGVTLQRLQNLLADHNQFLPVDTPLAEHATIGGLVAANQTGLWRAAYGTPRDLVIGVRAVTAGGTLVKGGGRVVKNVAGYDVCKLFTGSWGSVGFIVEVTFKVRPRPAATCALRWRARTVGEAVLAARVAWQSKMAAAFCVATTEAGGGPCVIVGLRETEARVSWQASEFRRLLAGDLPDAAETIGEDEVDALRTQLARSYMPGEAAARITCLPSETPTVARALQEVGVTRLTVDAAVGTIECVIDAVSPANMAAAAGCTPAGGSILWRRCDTAVLKAAGLEPWALLGGHMRLHRSLKQQVDPHSTFSPGRFIGGL, encoded by the coding sequence TTGCCCGCACGTTTCGCAACAAGCTTGCCGGATTGGGTAAGTCGCTGCGGACCGGTTTACCTGCCGGCGAGCCTGGACGTCGTCGCGGCTGCAGTTCGTCTTACCGAAGAGTCCGCCGGCGCCATTATTCCGGTCGGCGGCGCCACGGAGATTGCGCGCGGTAGCGCGCCGGACTCGTCGAGGCCGCTGATCCTCCTCGGGTCGGCGCGCCTCAGCGGGATCGTGGACTATCAGCCGGACGACATGACGGTCACTTGCGAGTCCGGTGTTACGCTGCAGCGCCTTCAGAATCTGCTGGCAGATCACAACCAGTTTCTGCCGGTGGATACGCCCTTAGCAGAGCATGCGACGATCGGCGGATTGGTAGCCGCCAATCAAACCGGTTTGTGGCGTGCCGCCTACGGTACCCCGCGTGATCTGGTCATCGGCGTCCGAGCGGTGACCGCCGGCGGCACACTGGTGAAGGGTGGCGGCCGTGTTGTGAAGAACGTGGCAGGTTACGATGTTTGCAAGCTATTCACAGGCTCTTGGGGATCTGTGGGTTTCATCGTGGAGGTTACGTTCAAGGTACGGCCACGTCCTGCAGCCACCTGTGCGCTGCGCTGGCGCGCACGCACCGTAGGCGAGGCCGTGCTGGCAGCTCGTGTGGCGTGGCAATCGAAAATGGCTGCTGCATTCTGTGTCGCAACCACCGAAGCTGGAGGCGGTCCTTGCGTCATCGTCGGTCTTCGAGAAACCGAAGCTCGAGTTTCGTGGCAGGCGAGTGAGTTCCGCCGTCTTCTGGCCGGCGATCTCCCCGACGCGGCGGAAACGATCGGCGAGGATGAGGTCGACGCACTCAGAACGCAATTGGCGCGCAGTTATATGCCGGGTGAGGCGGCCGCGCGCATCACCTGTCTACCCTCCGAAACGCCGACGGTTGCCAGAGCGCTGCAGGAGGTTGGTGTTACGCGGTTGACCGTCGATGCAGCGGTTGGAACCATAGAGTGTGTGATAGACGCGGTTTCTCCGGCGAACATGGCTGCTGCTGCGGGCTGCACGCCAGCGGGCGGCTCGATCTTGTGGCGCCGATGCGACACGGCTGTACTAAAAGCGGCGGGCCTCGAACCATGGGCTCTATTGGGAGGTCATATGAGACTCCACCGGTCACTGAAGCAGCAGGTAGATCCCCACTCCACGTTCTCGCCGGGACGGTTCATCGGCGGCTTGTAG
- a CDS encoding MFS transporter, whose protein sequence is MRNFRLYFYGQLISVAGTWMQTVAEQWLVFQLTHYSPLWLGIISGARAIPYVLFAVPGGHVADRYSRRVVLVWCQTVMMLLAFALAVLASNIWLPAQAWEVALLAALSGLVNAFNMPAQQAFVADMVDRETLGNAIALNSVRFNVARVLGPILAGEVLATTGIAMCFLLNALTFIAVIVSLFMMRLPSMTPQEHETSMWEGFKYIGRTVRVFRMVALVGFCSMFAWSASTLYPAMAHYYHQGARGYSDLIAANGVGAAIAGALVTLIGSSVPRRELVYGGAIVFCAALLVLSRTTVFGLAVAILILSGFAMIVFAISANTAVQEMVPDSLRGRVMAVYSLVFGGLQPLGGLEAGYLAEHSSAPFAIGCNAAVAGAVAVGLYGWSIGEGRAAQRSTRQTPS, encoded by the coding sequence GTGCGCAACTTCCGCCTGTACTTCTATGGCCAGCTTATCTCCGTAGCCGGCACATGGATGCAGACGGTGGCCGAGCAGTGGCTGGTCTTTCAGCTCACGCACTACTCTCCGCTCTGGCTTGGCATCATTTCCGGCGCGCGAGCCATCCCGTATGTGCTGTTCGCGGTTCCGGGAGGGCATGTAGCCGACCGGTATTCACGCCGGGTTGTGCTGGTCTGGTGCCAGACCGTAATGATGCTACTGGCGTTTGCGCTGGCGGTGCTGGCATCCAACATCTGGCTGCCGGCCCAGGCATGGGAAGTGGCGCTACTGGCCGCACTCTCGGGACTGGTCAACGCATTCAACATGCCGGCGCAGCAGGCGTTTGTTGCCGACATGGTGGATCGGGAGACGCTTGGCAACGCCATCGCGCTCAACTCCGTCCGGTTCAATGTGGCGCGCGTACTCGGACCAATACTCGCCGGAGAGGTTCTGGCGACCACGGGTATCGCGATGTGCTTTCTGCTCAATGCCCTGACCTTCATAGCAGTGATCGTCTCGCTGTTCATGATGCGGCTGCCATCCATGACACCACAAGAGCATGAGACCTCGATGTGGGAGGGCTTTAAGTACATCGGGCGCACGGTACGGGTCTTTCGAATGGTTGCGCTCGTGGGTTTCTGCAGCATGTTTGCCTGGTCGGCGTCGACGCTATATCCCGCGATGGCCCACTATTATCATCAGGGAGCACGCGGTTATAGCGATTTGATCGCAGCCAACGGAGTTGGCGCGGCCATTGCCGGCGCTCTGGTGACACTTATAGGCAGCTCGGTGCCCAGGCGCGAACTGGTCTACGGTGGCGCAATTGTTTTCTGCGCGGCTCTCCTGGTCCTTTCACGCACAACGGTGTTCGGTCTGGCGGTGGCGATCCTGATTCTCAGCGGATTCGCAATGATTGTATTTGCCATCAGCGCAAATACTGCGGTGCAGGAGATGGTGCCGGACAGCCTTCGTGGCCGGGTTATGGCCGTCTACTCACTCGTCTTCGGAGGCCTGCAGCCGTTGGGCGGCCTGGAGGCAGGCTATCTGGCCGAGCACAGCAGCGCACCATTTGCAATCGGCTGCAATGCCGCCGTGGCCGGCGCGGTCGCGGTTGGCCTTTACGGCTGGAGTATCGGTGAGGGGCGCGCCGCCCAACGCAGCACAAGACAGACGCCGTCGTGA
- a CDS encoding ABC transporter permease, whose translation MNVGESLRVALRGLANNKLRTGLTMLGIIIGVGVVILVVAIGQGAAARIKATVDALGTNMIMVWPERSTVKINAATSPTNTNTTTTVSSSGTAVTTTSSPSLGATTHLTLQDAELIGKSFPQSIAAVAPQVRADIKIRLGSNDSTSNATGATVQYPLVNNVSVMRGRFFNQQEVDSAARVVVCGATVADKLLGDPSADLTGQTIQINSQAYKVLGMLTPKGAGTWGQDQDDVCLVPITTAMTRISNQKYISFLSVRATTAKMIPLAQEEIANLLRNRHHLRPPFPQNDDFHLFSQTELLQRQQSVTSTMTSMLSAVAVISLLIGGIGIMNIMLVSVTERTREIGIRKAIGATPHDIMLQFLIESSIISLIGGLIGIILGCGGAFIMASMGWSALINPTSVVVAVVVSAAVGIFFGIYPASKAAALNPIEALRYE comes from the coding sequence ATGAACGTTGGCGAAAGTTTGCGGGTGGCGCTGCGCGGGCTTGCCAATAACAAGCTCCGCACCGGTCTCACCATGCTGGGCATTATTATCGGCGTAGGCGTTGTTATTCTGGTGGTGGCAATCGGCCAGGGCGCCGCAGCGCGCATCAAGGCGACTGTGGATGCGCTCGGCACCAACATGATCATGGTCTGGCCCGAGCGGTCGACCGTCAAGATCAATGCAGCCACGTCTCCTACCAACACCAACACCACGACAACGGTGAGCAGCAGCGGCACCGCCGTGACGACCACGTCCTCACCCTCCCTCGGCGCGACCACGCATCTGACGCTGCAGGATGCCGAGCTTATCGGCAAGAGCTTTCCACAGTCGATCGCGGCAGTTGCGCCTCAGGTTCGGGCCGACATCAAAATCCGCCTGGGCTCGAACGATTCCACTTCGAATGCAACCGGCGCCACCGTTCAGTACCCACTGGTGAACAATGTGTCGGTGATGCGCGGACGCTTTTTCAACCAGCAGGAAGTGGACAGCGCGGCTCGCGTGGTGGTCTGTGGCGCCACAGTAGCCGATAAGTTACTCGGTGACCCCAGCGCCGATCTGACAGGGCAAACGATACAGATCAACAGCCAGGCGTACAAGGTGCTTGGAATGCTGACACCGAAGGGCGCCGGCACGTGGGGCCAGGATCAGGACGACGTCTGTCTGGTTCCCATAACCACCGCGATGACGCGGATCAGCAACCAGAAGTACATCAGCTTTCTCAGCGTCCGGGCCACTACGGCGAAGATGATTCCTCTGGCTCAGGAAGAGATCGCGAACCTCCTCAGGAATCGCCACCACCTTCGGCCGCCGTTCCCGCAGAACGACGACTTTCACCTCTTCAGCCAGACGGAGCTGCTTCAGCGACAGCAGAGCGTGACGAGCACGATGACATCGATGCTCAGCGCCGTCGCCGTTATCTCGCTGCTGATCGGCGGTATCGGCATCATGAACATCATGCTGGTGAGCGTTACCGAACGGACGCGGGAGATTGGCATCCGCAAGGCCATCGGCGCCACCCCGCACGACATTATGCTGCAGTTCCTCATCGAGTCCTCGATCATTTCGCTTATTGGCGGGTTGATTGGCATCATTCTCGGTTGCGGAGGAGCGTTCATCATGGCCAGCATGGGCTGGTCGGCGCTGATCAATCCCACCTCCGTGGTGGTGGCTGTGGTGGTATCTGCGGCCGTCGGGATCTTCTTCGGGATCTATCCAGCCAGCAAAGCCGCTGCCCTGAATCCCATCGAAGCACTGCGTTACGAATAA